Proteins encoded together in one Nostoc sp. PCC 7524 window:
- the mazG gene encoding nucleoside triphosphate pyrophosphohydrolase: protein MELNQNQVETLGALQELIEVVAKLRSPDGGCPWDLAQTPQTLTPYVIEEAYEVVDAIKHGTQAEITEELGDLLLQVVLQAQIASEYKQFSLQEVAQGIAQKLIRRHPHVFGDVSVQNVDEVRQNWEQIKALEKGEASPDSQKLSTKLSRYGRTLPPLTAAMKISQKAAAVGFEWENIDGVWAKFHEELQEFQQALAEETPERQQAELGDLLFAVIQLARWYNLDPSAGLQGTNQRFIQRLQKMEAVVDRPLSDYSLDELETLWQQAKAQLAQE from the coding sequence ATGGAATTGAATCAAAATCAGGTTGAGACTTTGGGGGCGTTGCAGGAGTTAATTGAGGTGGTGGCGAAGTTGCGATCGCCTGATGGGGGTTGTCCTTGGGATTTGGCACAAACTCCCCAAACCCTAACACCTTATGTGATTGAGGAGGCTTATGAGGTAGTAGACGCGATTAAGCATGGGACTCAGGCAGAAATTACGGAAGAATTGGGGGATTTGCTGTTACAGGTGGTATTACAGGCGCAGATTGCTAGTGAGTATAAGCAATTTTCTCTGCAAGAAGTGGCTCAAGGTATTGCCCAAAAGTTAATTCGCCGTCATCCCCATGTGTTTGGTGATGTGTCGGTGCAAAATGTGGATGAGGTGCGGCAGAACTGGGAACAAATCAAGGCGTTGGAGAAAGGTGAAGCCTCTCCAGATAGTCAAAAACTAAGTACCAAACTCAGCCGTTATGGAAGGACGCTACCTCCACTCACAGCCGCAATGAAGATTTCTCAAAAGGCGGCGGCGGTTGGGTTTGAATGGGAAAATATTGATGGGGTCTGGGCAAAGTTCCATGAGGAGTTACAAGAATTTCAACAAGCATTAGCCGAGGAAACACCAGAACGTCAACAGGCGGAATTAGGTGATTTACTATTTGCAGTGATTCAGTTAGCCCGTTGGTATAATCTTGACCCCAGTGCAGGGTTACAAGGTACAAATCAGCGATTTATCCAGCGTTTACAGAAAATGGAGGCAGTGGTTGATCGCCCCCTTTCGGATTACAGTTTGGATGAGTTAGAGACTTTGTGGCAACAGGCAAAAGCCCAACTTGCTCAAGAGTAG
- a CDS encoding AI-2E family transporter, whose translation MPFGQLIGFFLVIISLYILWQIRQIVLIVFAAVVLATVLNNFVQFLQKFRIKRGLAIFIAVNILLFLILGFFLFLVPQLIEQLQQLTTLMPRALDQVRVWNEFLVRIIPNDILDNIRNLGYITQDIQVWLNRIINNLVFLVTRSLNIALGILLLLVLTIMLLANPVSYRRGFVFLFPAFYRPRVHVILNKCALALIGWIRGTLLTMLLVSIFSYIGLSILGVPLALINATLAGLLEFIPNLGPTLSVFPPALLALLDAPWKAAGVVVLYFIIQQVESFVIVPIVMKSQASLLPAVTLLSVVIFGSFFGFLGVFLAVPLVIVLQIWIQEVLVKDILNQWQS comes from the coding sequence TTGCCATTTGGTCAATTAATTGGTTTCTTCCTAGTTATTATATCTTTGTATATTCTTTGGCAAATTCGTCAAATAGTTTTGATAGTATTTGCTGCTGTGGTTTTGGCAACTGTTTTAAACAACTTTGTCCAATTTTTACAAAAATTTCGTATTAAACGAGGTTTGGCTATTTTTATAGCTGTTAATATTTTATTATTTTTGATATTAGGTTTTTTTCTTTTCCTCGTCCCGCAGTTGATTGAGCAATTACAACAATTGACTACCCTGATGCCCAGGGCATTAGATCAAGTGAGAGTTTGGAATGAGTTTTTAGTACGGATAATCCCCAATGATATTTTAGATAATATTCGTAACCTGGGATATATCACTCAAGATATACAAGTATGGTTAAATCGGATAATAAATAACTTAGTCTTTTTAGTTACTAGGTCACTTAATATCGCTTTAGGCATATTATTATTATTAGTGCTGACGATTATGCTACTGGCAAACCCTGTTTCCTATCGCAGAGGTTTTGTCTTCCTATTTCCTGCCTTCTATCGTCCGCGAGTTCATGTAATTTTAAATAAGTGTGCATTAGCTTTAATTGGTTGGATTAGAGGCACGCTATTGACTATGTTATTAGTTAGCATTTTCAGCTATATCGGATTGTCAATTTTGGGAGTGCCATTAGCCTTAATCAATGCTACTTTGGCAGGATTGTTAGAGTTTATCCCTAATTTGGGGCCAACACTGAGTGTCTTTCCACCCGCTTTATTGGCTCTGCTTGATGCTCCTTGGAAAGCTGCTGGTGTGGTAGTTTTATATTTTATTATTCAGCAGGTAGAAAGTTTCGTTATTGTGCCTATAGTAATGAAAAGTCAGGCCTCACTATTACCAGCAGTTACTTTATTATCAGTGGTGATATTTGGGTCCTTTTTTGGGTTTTTGGGTGTGTTCTTAGCTGTGCCATTAGTGATTGTTTTACAAATTTGGATACAGGAAGTTTTAGTGAAAGATATACTGAACCAGTGGCAAAGTTAA
- a CDS encoding helix-turn-helix domain-containing protein produces MEPNLLEDLSHKIIPQQPIFTSKKTGWQNVFLAYYQHPRAEICQHTVPFHVLEVIDPTSSSNHERRFGNNFLSYKISGGETCFCPAHTHHWTSWEEQLNFTVLVFEPRLFEQLASETLGCEQIEFIPQWQIFDPVIQTITNALKADLNAGCPAGRLYGESFAMALITHLIKQFTISKRNHYSSFGELPKHKLKTVLDYIQANLTEDITLEELAKVAGISQFYFARLFKKSMHLPPHQYILRQRIELAKQLLQQPEYNITDVALQCGFAHPTHLSRHFRRLVGMSPSDFKKL; encoded by the coding sequence ATGGAACCCAATTTATTAGAAGATTTAAGTCATAAAATCATTCCTCAACAACCCATATTCACCAGTAAAAAAACTGGATGGCAAAATGTTTTTCTAGCTTATTATCAACATCCCAGGGCAGAAATTTGTCAGCATACCGTCCCATTCCATGTATTAGAAGTAATTGATCCGACATCTAGCTCAAATCACGAACGCCGCTTCGGAAATAATTTTTTATCTTATAAAATTAGTGGTGGTGAAACTTGTTTTTGTCCGGCTCATACTCATCATTGGACAAGTTGGGAAGAACAACTAAACTTCACAGTGTTGGTATTTGAACCAAGATTATTTGAGCAATTGGCTAGTGAAACTTTAGGTTGTGAGCAAATTGAATTCATCCCTCAATGGCAAATTTTTGATCCCGTCATTCAAACTATCACTAACGCCCTCAAAGCAGATTTAAATGCTGGATGTCCAGCCGGACGCTTATATGGTGAGTCATTTGCAATGGCTCTCATTACTCATCTAATCAAGCAATTTACTATATCAAAACGAAATCATTATTCATCTTTTGGAGAACTACCAAAACATAAACTAAAAACTGTGTTGGATTATATTCAAGCAAATTTAACTGAAGATATTACCCTAGAAGAATTAGCCAAAGTTGCAGGTATTAGTCAATTTTACTTTGCTAGATTGTTTAAAAAATCAATGCACCTACCACCACATCAATATATTCTTAGACAGCGCATCGAACTAGCCAAGCAATTACTTCAGCAACCAGAATATAACATTACAGACGTGGCTTTACAGTGTGGTTTTGCACATCCAACTCATCTTAGTCGTCATTTTCGTCGCTTAGTTGGGATGTCTCCTAGTGATTTTAAAAAGTTATAG
- a CDS encoding alpha/beta fold hydrolase, whose translation MLNNLPGKMIELNGVEYFVRDSSTGKESVLLLHGWPDDGNLWKHQIIALLEHDYRVICPDLLGYGLSGTPTDISRYQFTHLVNDMITLLDKLAVEKIHCIAHDYGAVIGWELAAHTERLQTLTAMSVGHLTEFCKTSLEHLQFQWIYFLNSHDVAPQLYRVKNGYLLREVLGSHPYREEILKNTLKPGVLENMQRLEKANPVPNYLLAALAGELPEPVPIKVPTLGIWSNQDDVLWESQMQNSEKYISAEWQYEKIVDAGHWFMLEQPQQINQLLLNWLKKHSYSLKIEARD comes from the coding sequence ATGCTGAATAATCTCCCAGGCAAGATGATAGAACTGAATGGAGTTGAATATTTCGTCAGAGATTCTAGTACAGGGAAAGAATCTGTTTTATTACTGCATGGTTGGCCTGATGATGGTAATTTATGGAAACATCAAATCATTGCTTTATTAGAGCATGACTATCGTGTAATTTGTCCAGATTTACTGGGTTATGGTTTAAGTGGAACACCCACAGATATCAGTCGATATCAATTTACTCATTTAGTCAATGATATGATTACACTTCTAGATAAATTGGCAGTGGAAAAAATACATTGTATTGCTCATGATTATGGTGCTGTAATCGGTTGGGAACTAGCCGCACACACAGAGCGATTGCAAACCTTGACAGCTATGTCTGTGGGTCATTTGACAGAGTTCTGCAAAACTTCCCTTGAGCATTTACAATTTCAATGGATTTACTTTTTAAATAGCCATGATGTTGCGCCTCAACTATATCGAGTCAAAAATGGTTATTTACTTCGGGAAGTGTTGGGTAGCCATCCCTACCGAGAGGAGATTTTAAAAAATACTCTCAAACCGGGTGTATTAGAAAATATGCAGCGACTAGAAAAAGCCAATCCTGTACCTAATTATTTACTGGCTGCTTTAGCTGGAGAATTACCTGAGCCTGTACCAATTAAAGTTCCTACCCTGGGTATTTGGAGTAATCAAGATGATGTTCTGTGGGAATCACAGATGCAGAATTCTGAAAAATACATATCAGCAGAGTGGCAGTATGAAAAGATTGTAGATGCAGGACATTGGTTTATGCTTGAGCAACCACAGCAGATAAATCAACTGTTATTGAATTGGCTGAAAAAACATTCATATAGCTTGAAAATAGAGGCTAGGGACTAG
- a CDS encoding Coq4 family protein encodes MNNVINYNNDKGLLAYIEFLAASTLKPRNGNTDPIFDFEDALDQTEMAQLAVDELKKNPEINALFQERWLPAPLDLDDLAKLPEGTLGHIYAREMKTRGFDPYFYKKVPVVDDISYLKMLWRSTHDIYHVVAGFDTDGVGEIGLQAFVLAQTPIPISVMLVSFSMVMISLYQPTRFQDLMTEIARGYRLGSQTPGKLIAQKWDQFWDVQVSEIRARLGMRTIDHDVAAIA; translated from the coding sequence ATGAATAATGTAATTAACTACAATAATGACAAAGGACTCCTCGCCTACATAGAATTTTTAGCTGCTAGCACCCTCAAGCCCAGAAATGGTAATACTGACCCAATATTTGACTTCGAGGATGCACTTGACCAAACAGAAATGGCACAGTTAGCAGTTGATGAATTGAAAAAAAATCCAGAAATCAATGCCTTATTTCAAGAACGCTGGCTACCTGCACCTTTGGATTTAGATGACTTAGCCAAACTCCCAGAGGGAACTTTAGGTCATATCTACGCCAGAGAGATGAAAACTAGAGGTTTTGACCCTTACTTTTACAAAAAAGTCCCTGTAGTTGATGATATTTCCTATCTCAAAATGCTGTGGCGTTCTACCCATGATATTTATCATGTAGTCGCTGGATTTGATACTGATGGTGTTGGAGAAATTGGACTACAAGCGTTTGTTTTAGCTCAAACTCCAATTCCTATCAGTGTGATGTTAGTAAGTTTTAGTATGGTAATGATTAGTCTTTATCAACCAACAAGATTTCAAGATTTGATGACAGAAATAGCTCGCGGCTATAGGCTAGGTTCTCAGACTCCTGGTAAACTAATAGCCCAAAAATGGGATCAGTTTTGGGATGTCCAAGTGAGCGAAATTCGTGCGCGTTTGGGCATGAGAACCATAGACCATGATGTAGCCGCAATTGCCTAG
- the hypB gene encoding hydrogenase nickel incorporation protein HypB, whose translation MCVTCGCSDDADSKITNLETGEMEHNHHHHTHTLPDGTVITHSHNHDHHHEQEASQIHAQIHGTTISLEQEILGKNNLLAAQNRGWFKGRNILALNLMSSPGAGKTTLLTRTINDLKHQLPISVIEGDQETINDAEKIRATGCKVVQINTGTGCHLDASMIERGLQQLNPPLNSVLMIENVGNLVCPALFDLGEQAKVVILSVTEGEDKPIKYPHMFRASEIMILTKIDLLPYVQFDVQRCIEYAHQVNPHMQIFQVSATTGAGLDSWYKWLTEKVLNCANLVNA comes from the coding sequence ATGTGTGTAACTTGCGGTTGTTCTGATGATGCTGACAGCAAAATTACTAATTTAGAAACAGGTGAAATGGAACACAATCACCATCATCACACCCACACTTTACCTGATGGTACTGTGATTACCCATTCCCACAATCATGACCATCATCATGAACAGGAAGCATCGCAAATTCATGCTCAAATTCACGGCACAACTATATCTTTAGAACAAGAAATTTTAGGAAAAAATAACCTACTAGCAGCCCAAAATCGTGGATGGTTTAAAGGTCGGAATATTCTGGCTTTAAACTTAATGAGTTCCCCTGGTGCAGGTAAGACAACTCTTTTAACTCGCACAATTAATGACCTGAAACACCAGTTACCTATCAGCGTCATTGAAGGCGACCAAGAAACAATTAATGATGCTGAAAAAATTAGAGCGACAGGCTGTAAAGTTGTTCAAATCAATACAGGTACAGGCTGTCATTTAGACGCATCTATGATAGAAAGAGGTTTACAACAACTAAACCCACCATTAAACTCAGTTTTGATGATTGAGAATGTGGGTAATTTAGTCTGCCCAGCTTTATTTGATTTAGGCGAACAAGCAAAGGTAGTAATTCTCTCCGTCACAGAAGGGGAAGATAAGCCCATTAAATATCCCCATATGTTTCGCGCTAGTGAGATTATGATTCTCACTAAAATTGACTTGTTACCTTATGTGCAGTTTGATGTCCAGCGTTGTATAGAATACGCCCATCAGGTAAATCCTCATATGCAAATTTTTCAGGTTTCTGCCACCACAGGTGCTGGTTTAGATAGTTGGTATAAATGGCTCACAGAAAAAGTTTTGAATTGTGCAAATTTGGTTAATGCTTAA
- a CDS encoding hydrogenase maturation nickel metallochaperone HypA/HybF encodes MHELGITQNIVAIVNEYAKGAKVRRVVVEIGKLSAIMPDAVQFCFDICTQGTSLAGATLEIIAIPGLAKCRQCGAEIALEKPFGLCECGSVHLDLITGEELKIKEIEVEEVCV; translated from the coding sequence ATGCACGAACTAGGAATTACGCAAAATATCGTCGCCATTGTCAATGAATATGCCAAAGGTGCAAAAGTGCGCCGGGTTGTGGTAGAAATTGGCAAACTATCAGCGATTATGCCTGACGCTGTACAATTTTGCTTTGATATTTGTACACAAGGGACATCACTAGCAGGCGCAACGTTAGAAATTATTGCCATTCCTGGGTTAGCAAAATGCCGTCAGTGTGGTGCTGAAATTGCTTTAGAAAAACCATTTGGTCTATGTGAATGTGGTAGTGTCCACTTAGATTTAATCACTGGTGAAGAACTAAAAATTAAAGAGATAGAGGTTGAGGAAGTATGTGTGTAA
- the hypE gene encoding hydrogenase expression/formation protein HypE yields MDFSAHNSTPNPLFQKIEQVRRRQSTVRDTHITLAHGSGGKAMRDLIDDIFVSSFDNPILSQLEDQASFNLSQLLPQGDRLAFTTDSYVVDPLFFPGSDIGELAVNGTINDLAVSGAKPLYLTCSVILEEGLPTATLRRVAASMKAAAQTAGVQIVTGDTKVVYRGAADKLFINTAGIGIIPTGINISAHNIQPGDAIIINGELGNHGAAILIARGELALETDIKSDCQPLHGLVETILNVCPEIHAMRDATRGGLATVLNEFALSSHVGIRINEASIPVREEVQGMCEILGLDPLYLANEGKLVVVVGSDKADTVLSAMQSHPAGKNACIIGEVISAPPGVVLLKTAFGTERIVDMLVGEQLPRIC; encoded by the coding sequence ATGGATTTTTCTGCTCATAACTCAACTCCCAATCCCCTATTTCAAAAAATTGAACAAGTCCGCCGTCGTCAAAGTACAGTTCGTGACACTCATATCACCCTGGCACATGGTAGTGGTGGTAAAGCCATGCGCGACTTAATTGATGATATTTTTGTCAGTAGTTTTGATAATCCTATACTTTCCCAATTAGAAGACCAAGCCAGCTTTAATTTATCCCAGCTTTTACCGCAGGGAGATAGACTAGCTTTTACCACAGATTCCTATGTTGTAGACCCCTTATTTTTTCCTGGTAGTGATATAGGTGAATTAGCTGTTAACGGTACAATTAACGATTTAGCTGTCAGTGGTGCAAAACCTTTATATCTTACTTGTAGCGTCATTTTAGAAGAAGGATTACCCACAGCAACCCTGCGGCGGGTTGCAGCGAGTATGAAAGCAGCCGCCCAAACCGCCGGAGTGCAAATCGTGACTGGTGACACCAAAGTTGTGTATCGTGGTGCGGCTGATAAATTATTTATTAACACTGCTGGTATTGGTATTATCCCCACAGGAATTAATATTTCTGCCCACAATATTCAACCAGGAGATGCCATAATCATCAACGGTGAATTAGGCAATCATGGCGCAGCAATTTTAATTGCCCGTGGTGAATTAGCTTTAGAAACTGATATTAAAAGCGACTGTCAGCCGTTGCATGGATTAGTAGAAACTATTCTGAATGTATGCCCTGAAATTCACGCCATGCGCGATGCTACACGCGGGGGTTTAGCCACAGTTTTAAATGAATTTGCCTTGAGTTCTCATGTAGGGATACGTATCAATGAAGCATCTATCCCCGTGCGAGAAGAAGTCCAAGGAATGTGTGAAATTTTGGGTTTAGACCCATTATATCTAGCTAATGAAGGTAAGTTAGTAGTAGTGGTAGGCAGTGACAAAGCCGATACAGTTTTATCAGCAATGCAATCTCACCCTGCCGGGAAAAATGCCTGTATTATTGGTGAGGTTATTTCTGCACCTCCAGGAGTTGTCTTGTTAAAAACTGCCTTCGGCACAGAACGTATTGTTGATATGTTAGTCGGCGAACAATTACCACGAATTTGTTAA